The Anguilla anguilla isolate fAngAng1 chromosome 4, fAngAng1.pri, whole genome shotgun sequence genome has a window encoding:
- the lrrc40 gene encoding leucine-rich repeat-containing protein 40, with the protein MSRFKRDGKIDSRAGFKTQIQESPVPRGLLNAARKSGQLNLTGRGLTVVPESVWRLNVDTPEEAQQNLSFGGSDRWWEQTDLTKLLLSSNKLNSLSEDIRLFPALVVLDVHDNQLTTLPKSIGELENLQKLNLSHNKLKELPEEVWLLKNLRSLQLQQNLLEELSDGMGQLTNLDDIDLSNNEMTTLPERLGNLTNLVKLNVSYNKLKSLPLGISGLKRLKLLDCTQNQLESVPPVLANMASLEQLYLRHNKLCCLPELPSCQTLKELHLGNNQIEVLGAEHLNHLSALSILELRDNKVKNLPDEINLLQDLERLDLANNDISSLPCALGKMPKLKILSLEGNPLRAIRRDLLTKGTNELLKYLRSRIEEDLSKDAPKTAMTLPSQAKINVHAIRTLKALNYSEKQEASIPDEVFDMVDGSAITSVNFSKNLLTALPPRIAELKDTLTDINLGFNKLTSIPADFCVLKWLVQIDLRNNLLTSLPLELEALTNLRTIILSFNRFKVFPDVLYRLYSLEAILMCSNQVGSIDAAQLKGLEKLSSLDLQNNDIMQVPPELGNCTSLRALMLDGNPFRNPRAAILAKGTDAVLEYLRSRIPT; encoded by the exons ATGTCTCGGTTCAAAAGAGACGGCAAAATTGATTCTAGGGCTGGATTTAAAACGCAAATACAAGAATCCCCAGTACCCCGTGGATTATTAAATGCAGCAAGAAAGAGTGGTCAACTAAATCTCACCGGGCGAGGTTTAACTGTAG TGCCAGAGAGCGTATGGAGGCTGAATGTAGACACACCAGAGGAAGCGCAGCAGAACCTATCTTTTGGAGGCAGCGACCGCTGGTGGGAGCAGACGGATCTAACCAAGTTGCTGCTGTCTTCAAACAAGTTGAATAGTCTGTCCGAAGATATCAGACTTTTTCCTGCTCTTGTTGTTTTAGAT GTCCATGACAATCAACTTACTACTCTACCAAAATCAATTGGAGAGCTGGAAAACCTTCAAAAACTCAATCTGAG CCATAATAAACTGAAGGAGCTACCTGAGGAGGTATGGCTTCTGAAGAACCTCCGAAGTTTGCAGCTACAGCAGAATCTACTGGAAGAACTTTCAGATGGAATGGGTCAGCTGACAAATTTGGATGATATT GATCTTTCCAACAATGAGATGACAACTCTCCCTGAAAGGTTGGGCAATCTGACTAACCTTGTGAAGCTCAACGTGTCTTACAACAAGCTAAAGAGCCTTCCCCTTGGAATCAGTGGCTTGAAAA GGTTGAAGCTGCTGGACTGCACCCAGAATCAGCTGGAAAGTGTTCCTCCTGTCTTGGCTAACATGGCCTCCCTGGAACAGCTTTACTTGCGGCACAACAAATTGTGCTGTCTCCCTGAGTTACCATCCTGCCAAACCCTCAAG GAGCTCCACCTTGGAAACAATCAGATTGAGGTTCTGGGGGCAGAACACCTGAATCACCTCAGTGCCCTGAGTATCCTGGAGCTGAGAGACAATAAGGTGAAGAACCTGCCTGATGAAATCAACCTACTCCAAGACTTGGAGCGTCTTGATCTAGCCAACAATGACATAAGCAG CCTGCCATGTGCCCTGGGCAAGATGCCCAAGCTGAAGATCCTGTCCCTGGAAGGCAATCCTCTGAGAGCAATCCGCAGGGACCTCCTTACG aaaGGCACCAATGAACTTCTGAAATATTTGAGGAGCCGCATTGAAG AGGATCTCTCCAAAGATGCTCCCAAAACTGCGATGACTCTTCCAAGTCAAGCCAAGATCAACGTACATGCGATTAGGACCCTGAAGGCCTTAAACTACAG CGAGAAACAGGAAGCATCCATCCCTGATGAGGTGTTTGACATGGTTGACGGTAGTGCCATTACCTCTGTGAACTTCAGCAAGAACCTTCTgactgcactgccacccag GATTGCGGAGCTGAAGGACACCCTCACTGACATCAACTTGGGTTTCAACAAGCTGACCAGCATCCCAGCAGATTTCTGTGTTCTGAAGTGGCTGGTTCAGATTGACCTGAG GAACAATCTTTTGACATCACTGCCTTTGGAACTTGAGGCCTTGACAAACCTACGGACCATCATACTGTCTTTCAACAG GTTTAAGGTATTTCCAGATGTGCTGTACAGGCTTTACAGCCTTGAAGCCATTTTAATGTGCAGCAACCAGGTGGGCAGCATCGACGCAGCCCAGCTAAAGGGGCTGGAAAAGTTGTCCTCTCTGGACCTGCAGAACAATGACATCATGCAGGTGCCCCCGGAGCTGGGCAACTGCACCAGCCTGAG GGCCCTCATGCTTGATGGAAACCCTTTCCGCAATCCTAGGGCGGCCATCTTGGCCAAAGGAACTGACGCCGTGCTTGAATACCTCCGAAGTAGAATTCCTACTTAA